The window TTCCGTTGAGCAGGTATTTCCACTGGTCAGTCCCCATGGTGAACGGATCACCCCCGGATAAAAGAACCTCTTTAATCTGACCATTCCCTTTCAGATAGTCCAGAATCAGCCCTGTCTCCCGTTTATCAAGGGGGCCGCATGCCCGGTGGGTTCCGGTGCGCCTGAAACAGTAACGGCAGTGGGCCGCACACTGGCCAGTCACATGCACCAGCAGCCGGTCTGGATACTGGTGAACCGCCCTCCCGGCTACAGTATAGCGGCCCTCCCCGAGGGGATCGGCCAGTTCATAATCCAATGTTGCCTCTTCCCGCTCATCATACCTGAACATGGCGGCAACCGCACGGCTGTCAAGGGTTAGGGCCTCAAGGTGGGGTGTCATTTTTTCCGGGTACATCATCAATCCTTCTTTAAAATCCGGATATCATAACACACCGCCACCTTGACGGCCATTTCAAATTCGGCTGAAATCAAGGAGGGGGGGCATCTATTTTCCGATCTTACCGACTAAATATTGCCAGAGCGCCTCAGAAGCAGCCGAGCTTCAGCCTTGCGGATACGTTCTTCCTGTTCTTCCTTGCGCTTCCAGGCGTTGGCCAGTTTTTCACTGATATCCTCAAAATCCGCCGGTTTCATCAGGTAATCAAAAGCGCCTTCCTTCATGCCTTCCACAGCGGTCTCCGTGGAGCCGTGGCCGGTGAGAAGGATGACTTCCGCCAGGGGATGACCAGCCTTGATTTTTTTCAATGTCTCTATACCGTCCATGCCGGGCATGCGGATATCCAGGATCACTACGTCGATGGCTGTTTTTGCGAGCATGTCAAGGGCCTCTTGGCCTGAATTGGCGACAGATACCTTTTCCCCCTGCCCGGTCAGGCGCAGGGCAAACATCTCTGCAAAATCTTTTTCATCATCAACGATCAAAATTTTTACCGGTATTTTTATCATGGGTTTTTCTCCTTAAAAAATTTATGAGAGCGCTCGTCATTGTTTTTTTATATGAAAGATTGGGTAAGCCACCAAAATCAAAATTTCAAACTTTGTTGTGGGCTGAGCCTGGCAGCTGATATGTCAGGTCAGCCCATGGCTGTTATATCAGGCCCAGAAACTTCCACCAGGTGCAGACCACACCCACCAGTATCAGAAGCAGGATTGGAGTGGTTACAAGACCCAACTTGGTCAGGTCCGAGGACTTGAAGTATTTGTATGAATAGGCAATGGCATTGGGCGGACAGCCGATGACCAGCAGCATGGCAAAGGATGTGGCCATACCAAGGCACAGGGCCAGGATGGTGGGATTGACTCCTTCGAGCTGGGCCATGGGAATAACAATGGGCAGAATTAAGGCGGCTGCCGCCACATTGGCCATGGCATTGGTCACAAGGGCGCCGAACACGCCTACGCCCACAAAGAGTACCAGCCATCCTTTGCCCTCAATCAGCGGGAAGAACAGGTTGGCAAAATAGTCTGCGGCACCGGAATATCCCATGGCAAGACCTAAAGAGATGCCGCCGCCAAAGATAAACAGGGCTGTGCCCCACTCCAGGTTATCGTTGATGTCCCGCCATTTAAGCACGCCGAACAAAACCAGTAAGGCCACCCCCACCATACCGGTGACGGAGTAATCAATACCGTGGATGCCTTTGGTGAGCCATGATACAAAGGAGATACCGATAATAATCAATGCTTTCTTTTCGTCTGCGGTCATGGGCCCCAGATCCTCATCAAAAGCCGGCATCTTGATATTTGGATCGGGCCGGTAAATCAGATAGGTGATGAACACAGCAGCAGGGACGCAAAACATGGCTGCCGGCATACAATATTTGATCCAGTCCAGAAAGGTAATTTCAATACCGGTGAACTCCTTTAAAAATGCAGCAGACACCATGCACCGGCCACCACCTATGAGAGAACCCATGCCGCCGCAGGAGCAGGCAAAGGGAAGAGAGAGCATCATGAATTTTGCCGTATTGGAGTGGGGTTCAATGCCCACGGCCCTCATCATGGGCAGCATGGTGACAATACCGATGGCGCAGGCTGCGGCGTCGTGCATGAACGCAGACGCAAAGCCCAAGCCCAGAGCAATGATAAAGGTGAACCGGGTCACGGAATTGCCTGCTTTTTTGATAATAAAATACCCCAGGCGTTTTGTCAGCCCCACCTTGTCCAGAGCAATGGCAAAGATCAGGCAGCACATGATGAAGATAACAACCGGATGCATATAGGGCGCCCATGCCCCTTTCACATCGGTAAGGCCCAGAATAACCAGGGAGGCACCGATGAGCACCGCTGTAATTTCAAGGGGTATGGGCTCCACCACAAACAGGATTACCAGCACGGCCAGCACAGCTAAAAACCGTTTGGCTTTGGGGCTCATCCCGTCCACATAATCCACATTAACTTTAGAAAGCCCCATTTTCTTGGCCTGATCGGCAAGATACTGTGCCCGGGCCTGCTCAACGCCAGGGGCCTTGGCCGTTAAAATAACGGGCTTTCCGGGTGCTGTTTCCTTGGCTGAAAAATACTCTGAAACTGACTGGCTTAACTGGTCTGCACCGGTACCGGAAACTTTAAATTTTGTTCCTTCCGGCCTGGGCAGAATAAACACGATTACACCGATAAACACCGCTACCGCTAGTTTGAATCCGCTCGATTTAAGTATCATTGGTTTATTTCTCCGTTCTGTTTGTTTTTGGCCTGCCATACAGGCTTATTTTCCATTAATTCTTTAAATTCAAATGGTTTTGTTAAACCATCAAAAGCACCTAAATCATGTTCAAGCTTGGTGATAAACTCTTCAATATTGCAGGGCCTCATCAGACCGCCCAATGCACCGCGTTTCATCTTTTCAATGGCATTGTCCACTGTGGCATGGACTGTGGGCATGATCACTTCCAGCAGCGGGTTTTCGTTTTTAATAGGGGTATATTTGTCTTTGAAAATGGAAAGCGGCAGGATACTGATACTGATATTGGGAATCAGTACCTGATAATACTCTGTTCTTTCATCTATGGGGGCGTGCATAATATCAATGGCTCTTGTGGAACCGGTTTATCCGGCTTGAGCTCATCTATCAAAATATATGCCAGACGAGAAAAGGCTTAACGAACGATACAACATCTTGAAATAATACACAATTCAAAGACGTAACGGGTCACTCAAACGGTGATCGCCTGTCACGTTTTTTTACGACTTGTAAAGATCCGATTTTCCGATGGGAAATAATTTTACACGCCCCGGGACAGGGGGAGGACCGTTTTAAACCCCGAGCCTGCCGACAAACGGGACTTACCGGATAACCTGGGTGGACGAAATGGTGTTGATTCCGTATTTGTCTA is drawn from uncultured Desulfobacter sp. and contains these coding sequences:
- a CDS encoding DASS family sodium-coupled anion symporter, giving the protein MILKSSGFKLAVAVFIGVIVFILPRPEGTKFKVSGTGADQLSQSVSEYFSAKETAPGKPVILTAKAPGVEQARAQYLADQAKKMGLSKVNVDYVDGMSPKAKRFLAVLAVLVILFVVEPIPLEITAVLIGASLVILGLTDVKGAWAPYMHPVVIFIMCCLIFAIALDKVGLTKRLGYFIIKKAGNSVTRFTFIIALGLGFASAFMHDAAACAIGIVTMLPMMRAVGIEPHSNTAKFMMLSLPFACSCGGMGSLIGGGRCMVSAAFLKEFTGIEITFLDWIKYCMPAAMFCVPAAVFITYLIYRPDPNIKMPAFDEDLGPMTADEKKALIIIGISFVSWLTKGIHGIDYSVTGMVGVALLVLFGVLKWRDINDNLEWGTALFIFGGGISLGLAMGYSGAADYFANLFFPLIEGKGWLVLFVGVGVFGALVTNAMANVAAAALILPIVIPMAQLEGVNPTILALCLGMATSFAMLLVIGCPPNAIAYSYKYFKSSDLTKLGLVTTPILLLILVGVVCTWWKFLGLI
- a CDS encoding response regulator — protein: MIKIPVKILIVDDEKDFAEMFALRLTGQGEKVSVANSGQEALDMLAKTAIDVVILDIRMPGMDGIETLKKIKAGHPLAEVILLTGHGSTETAVEGMKEGAFDYLMKPADFEDISEKLANAWKRKEEQEERIRKAEARLLLRRSGNI